One segment of Trachemys scripta elegans isolate TJP31775 chromosome 1, CAS_Tse_1.0, whole genome shotgun sequence DNA contains the following:
- the LOC117871927 gene encoding sialidase-3-like: MIKASMSSGKVTLFHQDPRSGVTYRVPALLYIPTDTLLAFAEKRSSARDEDAEYLVLRRGRKTGTSVEWGPSEPLRSAELPGHRTMNPCPVYERKSQTVFLFFICVRKHVTEQWQIRTGKNAARLCYVCSGDAGQTWSSLTDLTEQVIGEDLKDWATFAVGPGHGVQLRSGRLVIPAYTYHITARCCCLPLPCWTLPRALVFYSDDGGQRWHKGELIKGMKTGECQVAEVACQACDPVLYCNARTLCRCRAAALSTDQGLTFESPSSCKKLCEPPRGCQGSVVSFTPTAGLLEADGMEEPDAPASKTTCPLNGGNAPSAICRNTVSWLLYSHPVSKHKRVNLGIYLNRSPLNEAKWGHPWLLYKGPCGYSDLAVCQEAPAPLLFGCLFECGVNHACEEIAFQLFCFEDPQS; the protein is encoded by the exons ATGATCAAGGCTTCGATGAGCTCTGGGAAGGTGACTCTCTTCCACCAGGATCCACGGAGTGGGGTCACCTATCGGGTCCCTGCACTGCTGTATATCCCCACAGACACGCTCCTGGCGTTCGCAGAGAAGCGCTCCTCTGCCAGGGACGAGGACGCTGAGTACCTGGTGCTGAGACGAGGTCGGAAGACAGGGACTTCGGTCGAG TGGGGGCCCAGTGAGCCCTTGAGGAGCGCAGAGTTACCGGGTCACCGCACGATGAACCCCTGCCCGGTGTATGAGCGGAAGAGTCAGACTGTCTTCCTGTTCTTCATCTGCGTGAGGAAGCACGTCACAGAGCAATGGCAGATCCGCACCGGGAAGAACGCCGCCCGGCTGTGCTACGTCTGCAGCGGAGACGCCGGCCAGACCTGGAGCTCGTTAACGGACTTGACGGAGCAGGTGATTGGGGAAGACTTGAAGGACTGGGCCACGTTTGCGGTGGGGCCGGGGCACGGGGTGCAGCTCCGCTCCGGGCGGCTGGTGATCCCGGCTTATACCTACCACATTACCgctcgctgctgctgcctgccactgccctgctggacCCTGCCCCGGGCCTTGGTCTTTTATAGTGACGACGGCGGGCAGCGCTGGCACAAGGGCGAGCTGATTAAGGGCATGAAGACGGGGGAGTGCCAGGTGGCCGAGGTGGCGTGCCAGGCCTGTGACCCCGTGTTGTACTGCAATGCCCGCACCCTCTGCCGGTGCCGGGCAGCGGCGCTCAGCACAGACCAGGGGCTGACATTCGAGAGCCCCTCCTCATGCAAGAAGCTGTGCGAGCCACCACGCGGCTGCCAGGGCAGCGTGGTGAGCTTCACGCCGACAGCAGGGCTTCTAGAGGCCGATGGCATGGAAGAGCCAGATGCCCCAGCCTCCAAGACGACCTGCCCATTGAACGGTGGGAACGCCCCCTCCGCCATCTGCAGAAACACCGTGTCGTGGCTGCTTTATTCCCACCCAGTGAGTAAACACAAGCGGGTCAATCTTGGCATCTACCTCAACCGGTCCCCGTTGAATGAGGCGAAGTGGGGACACCCCTGGCTCCTGTACAAAGGGCCGTGCGGTTACTCAGACCTGGCCGTGTGCCAGGAGGCGCCAGCGCCGCTCTTGTTTGGCTGCCTGTTTGAGTGCGGGGTGAATCATGCGTGTGAGGAGATCGCCTTCCAGCTCTTCTGCTTTGAGGATCCTCAAAGCTAA